From one Eulemur rufifrons isolate Redbay chromosome 23, OSU_ERuf_1, whole genome shotgun sequence genomic stretch:
- the CIAO2B gene encoding cytosolic iron-sulfur assembly component 2B — MVGSGSAMVGGGGVGGGLLENANPLIYERSGERPVTAGEEDEQVPDSIDAREIFDLIRSINDPEHPLTLEELNVVEQVRVQVSDPESTVAVAFTPTIPHCSMATLIGLSIKVKLLRSLPQRFKMDVHITPGTHASEHAVNKQLADKERVAAALENTHLLEVVNQCLSARS, encoded by the exons ATGGTGGGCAGCGGTTCCGCGATGGTGGGCGGCGGCGGGGTAGGGGGCGGCCTCCTGGAGAACGCCAACCCCCTCATCTACGAGCGCTCTGGGGAGCGGCCTGTGACTGCGGGCGAGGAGGATGAGCAGGTTCCCGACAGCATCGACGCACGTGAGATTTTCG ATCTCATTCGCTCCATCAATGACCCGGAGCATCCACTGACGCTAGAGGAATTGAACGTAGTAGAGCAAGTCCGGGTTCAG GTTAGCGACCCCGAGAGCACAGTGGCTGTGGCCTTCACGCCCACCATTCCGCACTGCAGCATGGCCACCCTTATTGGCCTGTCCATCAAGGTCAAACTTCTTCGTTCTCTTCCCCAGCGTTTCAAG ATGGATGTGCACATTACACCAGGAACCCATGCCTCGGAGCATGCAG tGAACAAGCAGCTTGCAGATAAGGAGCGGGTGGCAGCTGCCCTGGAGAACACCCACCTCCTGGAGGTTGTGAATCAGTGCCTGTCAGCCCGCTCCTGA
- the LOC138373716 gene encoding cocaine esterase-like isoform X2, which translates to MRPDRLSAVACGLLLLLVVGQGQDSASPIRTTRTGQVRGSLVHVRGTDVGVHTFLGIPFAKPPLGLLRFAPPEPPESWSGVRDGTSHPAMCLQDFTLIDKEFLYLFSVTAPSIPMSEDCLYLSIYTPAHAHEGSHLPVMVWIHGGGLVVGMASMYDGSTLAAFEDVVVVTIQYRLGVLGFFSTGDKHATGNWGYLDQVAALRWVQQNIAHFGGNPDRVTIFGESAGGTSVSSHVLSPMAQGLFHGAIMESGVALLPSLIASSSDMVSRMVANLSACDRVDSKALVDCLRGKSEEEILAINKAFQIIPGVVDGAFLPRHPQELLASADFQPVPSIIGINNDEYGWLIPKFMGVYDTQRKMDREAWQDVLQETFKVMMLPHELGDLLMEEYMGDTKDPQTLQAQFKELMADSIFVIPALQVAHSQRSRGPVYFYEFQHRPSFFKDTKPPHVKADHVEVTEEEELLSRKMMKYWANFARNGDPNGEGLPHWPVFDQEEQYLQLDIQPAVGRALKAHRLQFWTKTLPQKMQERAAAEEKHTEL; encoded by the exons ATGCGGCCAGATCGACTGAGCGCTGTGGCCTGTGGGCTCCTTCTTCTCCTTGTCGTGGGCCAGG GTCAGGACTCTGCCAGCCCCATCCGAACCACACGCACCGGGCAGGTGCGCGGAAGCCTCGTCCACGTGCGGGGCACTGACGTGGGGGTCCACACCTTCTTGGGAATTCCCTTTGCCAAGCCACCTCTGGGACTGCTGCGGTTTGCACCTCCTGAACCCCCCGAATCTTGGAGTGGTGTGAGAGATGGCACCTCCCACCCGGCCAT GTGTCTGCAGGACTTCACTTTAATAGATAAAGAGTTTCTGTACCTGTTCAGTGTGACTGCGCCTTCCATCCCCATGTCCGAGGACTGTCTGTACCTCAGCATCTACACACCTGCCCATGCCCATGAGGGCTCTCACCTGCCT GTGATGGTGTGGATCCACGGTGGAGGGCTGGTGGTGGGCATGGCTTCCATGTATGATGGCTCCACGCTGGCAGCCTTCGAGGACGTGGTGGTGGTCACTATCCAGTACCGCCTGGGTGTCCTGGGCTTCTTCAG CACTGGAGACAAGCACGCAACCGGCAACTGGGGCTACCTGGACCAAGTCGCCGCTCTACGCTGGGTCCAGCAGAATATCGCCCACTTTGGAGGCAACCCAGACCGTGTCACCATTTTTGGCGAGTCTGCAGGTGGCACAAGTGTGTCCTCACATGTTCTGTCCCCCATGGCCCAAGGACTCTTCCATGGTGCCATCATGGAGAGTGGTGTGGCCCTGCTGCCTAGTCTCATTGCCAGCTCATCTGATATGGTTTCCAGG ATGGTGGCCAACCTGTCTGCCTGTGACAGGGTTGACTCCAAGGCCCTGGTGGACTGCCTGCGAGGCAAGAGCGAAGAGGAGATTCTGGCTATTAACAAG GCCTTCCAGATCATCCCCGGCGTGGTGGATGGGGCCTTCCTGCCCAGGCACCCCCAGGAGCTGCTGGCCTCTGCCGACTTCCAGCCTGTCCCCAGCATCATTGGCATCAACAATGATGAGTACGGCTGGCTAATCCCCAAG TTCATGGGCGTCTATGACACCCAGAGGAAAATGGACAGAGAGGCCTGGCAGGATGTTCTCCAGGAAACGTTCAAAGTGATG ATGTTGCCTCATGAGCTTGGTGACCTGTTGATGGAGGAGTACATGGGGGACACCAAGGACCCCCAGACCCTCCAAGCCCAGTTCAAGGAGCTGATGGCAGACTCCATCTTCGTGATCCCTGCACTCCAAGTAGCACATTCTCAGC GTTCCCGTGGCCctgtctacttctatgagttccaGCATCGGCCCAGCTTCTTCAAGGACACCAAGCCACCACACGTGAAGGCAGACCAC GTTGAAGTCACCGAGGAGGAGGAGCTTCTGAGCAGGAAGATGATGAAGTACTGGGCCAACTTTGCTCGAAATGG GGACCCCAACGGCGAGGGTCTGCCCCACTGGCCCGTGTTCGACCAGGAGGAGCAGTACCTGCAGCTGGACATACAGCCTGCAGTGGGCCGGGCCCTGAAGGCCCACAGGCTCCAGTTCTGGACGAAGACCCTGCCCCAGAAGATGCAGGAGCGAGCGGCGGCTGAGGAGAAGCACACGGAGCTGTAG
- the LOC138373716 gene encoding cocaine esterase-like isoform X1: MRPDRLSAVACGLLLLLVVGQGQDSASPIRTTRTGQVRGSLVHVRGTDVGVHTFLGIPFAKPPLGLLRFAPPEPPESWSGVRDGTSHPAMCLQDFTLIDKEFLYLFSVTAPSIPMSEDCLYLSIYTPAHAHEGSHLPVMVWIHGGGLVVGMASMYDGSTLAAFEDVVVVTIQYRLGVLGFFSTGDKHATGNWGYLDQVAALRWVQQNIAHFGGNPDRVTIFGESAGGTSVSSHVLSPMAQGLFHGAIMESGVALLPSLIASSSDMVSRMVANLSACDRVDSKALVDCLRGKSEEEILAINKAFQIIPGVVDGAFLPRHPQELLASADFQPVPSIIGINNDEYGWLIPKFMGVYDTQRKMDREAWQDVLQETFKVMMLPHELGDLLMEEYMGDTKDPQTLQAQFKELMADSIFVIPALQVAHSQRSRGPVYFYEFQHRPSFFKDTKPPHVKADHLDEVFFVFGTSFWGKHIEVTEEEELLSRKMMKYWANFARNGDPNGEGLPHWPVFDQEEQYLQLDIQPAVGRALKAHRLQFWTKTLPQKMQERAAAEEKHTEL; this comes from the exons ATGCGGCCAGATCGACTGAGCGCTGTGGCCTGTGGGCTCCTTCTTCTCCTTGTCGTGGGCCAGG GTCAGGACTCTGCCAGCCCCATCCGAACCACACGCACCGGGCAGGTGCGCGGAAGCCTCGTCCACGTGCGGGGCACTGACGTGGGGGTCCACACCTTCTTGGGAATTCCCTTTGCCAAGCCACCTCTGGGACTGCTGCGGTTTGCACCTCCTGAACCCCCCGAATCTTGGAGTGGTGTGAGAGATGGCACCTCCCACCCGGCCAT GTGTCTGCAGGACTTCACTTTAATAGATAAAGAGTTTCTGTACCTGTTCAGTGTGACTGCGCCTTCCATCCCCATGTCCGAGGACTGTCTGTACCTCAGCATCTACACACCTGCCCATGCCCATGAGGGCTCTCACCTGCCT GTGATGGTGTGGATCCACGGTGGAGGGCTGGTGGTGGGCATGGCTTCCATGTATGATGGCTCCACGCTGGCAGCCTTCGAGGACGTGGTGGTGGTCACTATCCAGTACCGCCTGGGTGTCCTGGGCTTCTTCAG CACTGGAGACAAGCACGCAACCGGCAACTGGGGCTACCTGGACCAAGTCGCCGCTCTACGCTGGGTCCAGCAGAATATCGCCCACTTTGGAGGCAACCCAGACCGTGTCACCATTTTTGGCGAGTCTGCAGGTGGCACAAGTGTGTCCTCACATGTTCTGTCCCCCATGGCCCAAGGACTCTTCCATGGTGCCATCATGGAGAGTGGTGTGGCCCTGCTGCCTAGTCTCATTGCCAGCTCATCTGATATGGTTTCCAGG ATGGTGGCCAACCTGTCTGCCTGTGACAGGGTTGACTCCAAGGCCCTGGTGGACTGCCTGCGAGGCAAGAGCGAAGAGGAGATTCTGGCTATTAACAAG GCCTTCCAGATCATCCCCGGCGTGGTGGATGGGGCCTTCCTGCCCAGGCACCCCCAGGAGCTGCTGGCCTCTGCCGACTTCCAGCCTGTCCCCAGCATCATTGGCATCAACAATGATGAGTACGGCTGGCTAATCCCCAAG TTCATGGGCGTCTATGACACCCAGAGGAAAATGGACAGAGAGGCCTGGCAGGATGTTCTCCAGGAAACGTTCAAAGTGATG ATGTTGCCTCATGAGCTTGGTGACCTGTTGATGGAGGAGTACATGGGGGACACCAAGGACCCCCAGACCCTCCAAGCCCAGTTCAAGGAGCTGATGGCAGACTCCATCTTCGTGATCCCTGCACTCCAAGTAGCACATTCTCAGC GTTCCCGTGGCCctgtctacttctatgagttccaGCATCGGCCCAGCTTCTTCAAGGACACCAAGCCACCACACGTGAAGGCAGACCACCTCGAtgaggttttctttgttttcGGAACCTCATTCTGGGGCAAACACA TTGAAGTCACCGAGGAGGAGGAGCTTCTGAGCAGGAAGATGATGAAGTACTGGGCCAACTTTGCTCGAAATGG GGACCCCAACGGCGAGGGTCTGCCCCACTGGCCCGTGTTCGACCAGGAGGAGCAGTACCTGCAGCTGGACATACAGCCTGCAGTGGGCCGGGCCCTGAAGGCCCACAGGCTCCAGTTCTGGACGAAGACCCTGCCCCAGAAGATGCAGGAGCGAGCGGCGGCTGAGGAGAAGCACACGGAGCTGTAG
- the CES3 gene encoding carboxylesterase 3 isoform X2, which yields MGTAVRAESRVLVWVACLLLAFPATATGPELAQPEVHTTLGRVRGRQVGVKGTDSLVNVFLGIPFVQAPLGPDRFSAPRPAQPWEGVRDASTEPPMCLQNVDRMDNGRFTLNGKHRLFPISEDCLVLNIYSPAGATAGDKRPVMVWFHGGSLTVGAATSYDGSALAAYGDVVVVTVQYRLGVFGFFSTGDEHAPGNHGFLDVVAALRWVQGNISPFGGDPNCVTVFGGSAGGVIASALDIADSFACSSHSSAEILRCLRQKEGDKLIFSKLQKTGMTAFTVDGTFFPKSPKEILNEKRVHSVPVLLGINNHEISWLIPRALRFWDRTEQISVEEMMDILRPFLISLDIPPEMMATVVDEYLDSNSDAQAQLHAFLELASDTLFTFPVLNFSRSLRDSGNPIFFYEFQHRPSSFVKIKPDWVKADHGAEIAFVFGGPFLMDESSLLAFPEATEDEKQLSLTMMAQWTHFARTGDPNGKGLPPWPQFDQSEQYLEISQVPRARQKLKEARMRFWTETLPSKIQQWYETQKRGKAPEEL from the exons ATGGGGACAGCGGTGAGAGCGGAATCCAGGGTCCTGGTCTGGGTGGCCTGTCTGCTCCTGGCGTTCCCTGCCACAGCCACTG GGCCCGAACTCGCTCAGCCCGAAGTACACACCACCCTGGGCCGCGTGCGAGGCCGGCAGGTGGGCGTGAAGGGCACAGACAGCCTTGTGAATGTCTTCCTGGGCATCCCATTCGTCCAGGCACCCTTGGGGCCTGACCGGTTTTCAGCCCCGCGCCCAGCACAGCCCTGGGAGGGTGTGCGGGATGCCAGCACCGAGCCCCCCAT GTGCCTGCAGAATGTGGACAGAATGGATAACGGCAGATTTACGCTCAATGGAAAGCATCGACTCTTCCCTATTTCAGAGGACTGCCTGGTCCTCAACATCTACAGCCCAGCTGGGGCCACAGCAGGGGACAAGAGGCCG GTCATGGTATGGTTCCACGGAGGCTCTCTGACCGTTGGTGCCGCCACCTCCTACGATGGATCAGCCCTGGCAGCCTACGGGGATGTGGTCGTGGTCACAGTCCAGTACCGCCTGGGGGTGTTTGGCTTCTTCAG CACTGGGGACGAGCATGCACCTGGCAACCACGGCTTCCTAGATGTGGTGGCTGCTCTGCGCTGGGTACAGGGGAACATCAGCCCCTTTGGGGGTGACCCCAACTGTGTCACCGTCTTTGGCGGATCTGCCGGTGGCGTCATCGCCTCTGCCCTG GACATTGCGGACTCCTTCGCTTGCAGCTCCCACTCCTCAGCTGAGATACTGCGGTGCCTTCGGCAGAAGGAAGGAGACAAACTGATCTTTAGCAAGTTG CAAAAAACGGGCATGACTGCTTTCACCGTAGACGGCACCTTCTTTCCCAAAAGCCCCAAGGAGATCCTCAATGAGAAGCGAGTCCACTCTGTGCCTGTTCTCCTGGGCATCAACAACCACGAGATTAGCTGGCTCATCCCCAGG GCCTTACGTTTCTGGGACAGGACGGAGCAGATAAGCGTGGAGGAGATGATGGACATCTTGAGGCCCTTCTTGATCAGTCTG gaTATACCCCCTGAGATGATGGCCACCGTCGTAGATGAATACCTAGACAGCAACTCAGATGCACAAGCCCAACTCCATGCCTTCCTCGAGTTGGCGAGCGACACACTCTTTACCTTCCCTGTCTTAAATTTCTCAAGAAGCCTCCGAG ATTCGGGGAACCCCATCTTTTTCTATGAGTTCCAGCATCGACCCAGTTCTTTTGTGAAGATCAAACCGGACTGGGTGAAGGCCGACCATGGAGCTGAGATTGCTTTCGTATTTGGGGGTCCCTTCCTCATGGACGAGAGCTCCCTCCTGG CCTTTCCAGAGGCCACAGAGGACGAGAAGCAGCTGAGCCTCACCATGATGGCCCAGTGGACCCACTTTGCCCGGACAGG GGACCCCAACGGCAAGGGGCTGCCTCCTTGGCCCCAGTTCGACCAGTCGGAGCAATATCTGGAGATCAGCCAGGTACCACGGGCCAGGCAGAAGCTAAAGGAAGCCCGAATGAGGTTCTGGACAGAGACACTCCCCAGCAAGATCCAGCAGTGGTACGAGACGCAGAAGAGGGGGAAGGCCCCAGAGGAGCtctga
- the CES3 gene encoding carboxylesterase 3 isoform X1, with amino-acid sequence MGTAVRAESRVLVWVACLLLAFPATATGPELAQPEVHTTLGRVRGRQVGVKGTDSLVNVFLGIPFVQAPLGPDRFSAPRPAQPWEGVRDASTEPPMCLQNVDRMDNGRFTLNGKHRLFPISEDCLVLNIYSPAGATAGDKRPVMVWFHGGSLTVGAATSYDGSALAAYGDVVVVTVQYRLGVFGFFSTGDEHAPGNHGFLDVVAALRWVQGNISPFGGDPNCVTVFGGSAGGVIASALVLAPMAAGLFHRAIAQSGTVTVPGIFDPDPGHLARDIADSFACSSHSSAEILRCLRQKEGDKLIFSKLQKTGMTAFTVDGTFFPKSPKEILNEKRVHSVPVLLGINNHEISWLIPRALRFWDRTEQISVEEMMDILRPFLISLDIPPEMMATVVDEYLDSNSDAQAQLHAFLELASDTLFTFPVLNFSRSLRDSGNPIFFYEFQHRPSSFVKIKPDWVKADHGAEIAFVFGGPFLMDESSLLAFPEATEDEKQLSLTMMAQWTHFARTGDPNGKGLPPWPQFDQSEQYLEISQVPRARQKLKEARMRFWTETLPSKIQQWYETQKRGKAPEEL; translated from the exons ATGGGGACAGCGGTGAGAGCGGAATCCAGGGTCCTGGTCTGGGTGGCCTGTCTGCTCCTGGCGTTCCCTGCCACAGCCACTG GGCCCGAACTCGCTCAGCCCGAAGTACACACCACCCTGGGCCGCGTGCGAGGCCGGCAGGTGGGCGTGAAGGGCACAGACAGCCTTGTGAATGTCTTCCTGGGCATCCCATTCGTCCAGGCACCCTTGGGGCCTGACCGGTTTTCAGCCCCGCGCCCAGCACAGCCCTGGGAGGGTGTGCGGGATGCCAGCACCGAGCCCCCCAT GTGCCTGCAGAATGTGGACAGAATGGATAACGGCAGATTTACGCTCAATGGAAAGCATCGACTCTTCCCTATTTCAGAGGACTGCCTGGTCCTCAACATCTACAGCCCAGCTGGGGCCACAGCAGGGGACAAGAGGCCG GTCATGGTATGGTTCCACGGAGGCTCTCTGACCGTTGGTGCCGCCACCTCCTACGATGGATCAGCCCTGGCAGCCTACGGGGATGTGGTCGTGGTCACAGTCCAGTACCGCCTGGGGGTGTTTGGCTTCTTCAG CACTGGGGACGAGCATGCACCTGGCAACCACGGCTTCCTAGATGTGGTGGCTGCTCTGCGCTGGGTACAGGGGAACATCAGCCCCTTTGGGGGTGACCCCAACTGTGTCACCGTCTTTGGCGGATCTGCCGGTGGCGTCATCGCCTCTGCCCTG GTCCTGGCCCCGATGGCTGCCGGGCTGTTCCACAGAGCCATTGCACAGAGCGGGACCGTCACCGTCCCTGGGATATTTGATCCTGACCCAGGGCACCTAGCTCGG GACATTGCGGACTCCTTCGCTTGCAGCTCCCACTCCTCAGCTGAGATACTGCGGTGCCTTCGGCAGAAGGAAGGAGACAAACTGATCTTTAGCAAGTTG CAAAAAACGGGCATGACTGCTTTCACCGTAGACGGCACCTTCTTTCCCAAAAGCCCCAAGGAGATCCTCAATGAGAAGCGAGTCCACTCTGTGCCTGTTCTCCTGGGCATCAACAACCACGAGATTAGCTGGCTCATCCCCAGG GCCTTACGTTTCTGGGACAGGACGGAGCAGATAAGCGTGGAGGAGATGATGGACATCTTGAGGCCCTTCTTGATCAGTCTG gaTATACCCCCTGAGATGATGGCCACCGTCGTAGATGAATACCTAGACAGCAACTCAGATGCACAAGCCCAACTCCATGCCTTCCTCGAGTTGGCGAGCGACACACTCTTTACCTTCCCTGTCTTAAATTTCTCAAGAAGCCTCCGAG ATTCGGGGAACCCCATCTTTTTCTATGAGTTCCAGCATCGACCCAGTTCTTTTGTGAAGATCAAACCGGACTGGGTGAAGGCCGACCATGGAGCTGAGATTGCTTTCGTATTTGGGGGTCCCTTCCTCATGGACGAGAGCTCCCTCCTGG CCTTTCCAGAGGCCACAGAGGACGAGAAGCAGCTGAGCCTCACCATGATGGCCCAGTGGACCCACTTTGCCCGGACAGG GGACCCCAACGGCAAGGGGCTGCCTCCTTGGCCCCAGTTCGACCAGTCGGAGCAATATCTGGAGATCAGCCAGGTACCACGGGCCAGGCAGAAGCTAAAGGAAGCCCGAATGAGGTTCTGGACAGAGACACTCCCCAGCAAGATCCAGCAGTGGTACGAGACGCAGAAGAGGGGGAAGGCCCCAGAGGAGCtctga
- the LOC138373894 gene encoding DPEP2 neighbor protein-like has product MSDRILYLNSNLSSVPWEGCMAAPLPPACPPLHGYYHLLYRGRGETQVGWHGETCCLLGGYRLFGDAPLATPAKAEAEKPAPRRAPKTRRAVEEGEEDLGYPSPKIQHVQHRPRRLARRKVAR; this is encoded by the exons ATGTCTGACCGGATCTTGTATCTCAACTCTAACTTGTCCTCTGTCCCCTGGGAGGGCTGCATGGCAG CACCACTGCCTCCCGCTTGCCCGCCTCTGCATGGCTACTACCACCTCCTGTACCGAGGGCGTGGAGAAACCCAGGTGGGCTGGCACGGGGAGACGTGCTGCCTGCTTGGCGGCTACCGGCTCTTTGGGGATGCTCCTTTGGCCACACCAGCAAAGGCCGAAGCTGAGAAGCCAGCTCC ACGCCGGGCTCCCAAGACTCGCCGGgctgtggaggagggagaggaagaccTCGGTTACCCTAGCCCCAAAATTCAGCATGTGCAACATCGCCCCAGGAGGCTGGCCCGCAGGAAGGTTGCTCGCTGA